ATACACAGCCACCCGACGGAAACCCGCCTCCACAACGCCCCGCCTCCACTCGAACGATCGAGCGGGCCGGACGAAACCCTTCTTACAGGCTGGTTTTGTTACAAAATTTTGCCTGTGACGCTTGCCAAATCGACCAAACAAAATGATAATAATTCGCATTAACGTTAGCTATCGCGAGCTGTCATGATTGTCTGCGTGTGCAAGTCAGTGTCCGACCGAAAAATCCGTGCAACGATCGCCGAAGGCGTCGATTCATTCGACGAGCTTCAGTTCGAGCTGGGCGTCGCCATGTGCTGTGGCAAGTGCGAAGAGTCCGTGCGGGACGTGATGGCGCAAAGCGGCGTCTGCGCAAGCCGCTGTGGCGTCGAGCATCACACGCAAGCGGCGCCGGTGACGTTCTACGAACGCAAGGCAGCCTGAAGCCGGTTCCCGGCCTTTGATGCGTTTCAATATCGTGCTTCGAAAGGCGTGCCATTATCGGGCGCTGTAGTTTTTTCGTTTCCGCCGTCAGCAAGCCAGTCCGACACCAGCCAGCGACGCCATTCTTCGAGGAGTTCGAGATGGAATTGCTGATTGGTTTTCTGACCACCGTTTGTATTTCGTTGCTGATATTCCGAACATGACGCTGTTTTGCATGACGTGCTGCATTGCCGGCGCGCCGCCACGCTAACCATGCAGGCCACGCCTTCCCTCCCAACCGGCCTCGCGCCGAACGCTTCCGCCCGAATCAACCCGCGTATCGCCACGGTGACGGGGATCGTCATCGGACTTCACGTCATCGCGCTCGCTATTGCGTTCACGGTGCGCGAAGCCGCGCCTTTGCAGGTCGAAACCCAGCGTACGATCACGGCCGAACTGCTGCCGCCGCCGGCGCCTGCCGCCGCGCCTGTCGCGATCGAATCGGCTCCGCCGCCGAAGCCCGTGCCCGTGCAGAAGGTCAAGCCGAAGGTGCAGCCACGCCCGGCGCCGAAGCCCACGCCGACGCCTATGCCCGTCGCGCAAGCGCCGTCGCAACACGAGATCAGCGCGCCGGAACCGGCTCCGCCCGCGCCGCCGGCACCTGCAGCGCCCGCACCGGCCGCGCCAGCGGCAAAAACGGCGATGTCGATCACCGCGCCGAAAGACGCGTCGCACCTGAGCTGCAGCATCGTCGAGCCCACTTATCCGGCGATGTCGCGCCGCCGTGGCGAAACGGGACGCGCGGTGGTGCAGTTCATTCTGTCGGCGTCGGGCCGGATCGAAAACGTCGAACTGAAGAAGAGCAGCGGCTCCGATCGCCTCGATCAGGCCGCGCTCGACGCAATTCGCTCCAGCTCGTGCAAACCGTATCTGGTGGACGGCGAGCCGACTCGTGTGCCCGCCGTCCAGCCGTTCGACTTCAGCCTGAACAATTGACATTGATCAGCTGACCAGAATTTCAAAGAAAAAGGAATTGCCATGCAGAACTACGGTATTGCCCACGTCTGGGCACAAGGGGATTTCGTCACACGCGGCATCGCGGTGGCGTTGCTGATCATGTCGGTGCTGTCGTGGAGCGTGATCGTCGTCAAGAGCTGGAACGTGATGCGCCTGAACCGCCTGACGAAGAACGCCGAAAAGGCATTCTGGCATTCAGACGATTTCGCCGACGGCATGAAGAAGCTCGGCCGCGACACGTCGTCGCCGGCTGAAAACCCGTTCCTCGCGCTCGCACTGTCGGGCCAGGAAGCCGCCGATCACCATCATCAGACGCAGCCGCATCTGCACGACCGCATGGACGTGTCGGACTGGATCACGCGCTGCCTGAAGGACACGATGGATGAAAGCGTCGCGCGCATGCAGAGCGGCCTCGCGGTGCTGGCGTCGATCGGCAGCACCGCGCCGTTCGTCGGCCTGTTCGGTACGGTGTGGGGCATCTATCACGCGCTGCTGGGCATCGGCGCGTCGGGCCAGTCGTCGATCGATCAGGTCGCGGGCCCCGTCGGCGAAGCACTCATCATGACGGCCTTCGGTCTGTTCGTCGCGATTCCCGCCGTGCTCGGCTACAACGCACTGACGCGTGCCAACAAGGGCATCGTCAGCAAGCTGAGCCGCTTTGCGCACGGCCTCCATGCGTTCTTCGTCACGGGCGCCCGCCTGTCGTCGTCGAAGCGCGGAGACGGTCTTCGGCTCGCGACCCGCGCCAACTAAATAGCGAGACATAGCGATGGCAATGAGCCCTTTCGCCGGCGACGATGACGACGGCCTCATGAATGAAATCAACATGACGCCGCTCGTCGACGTCATGCTGGTGCTCCTGATCGTGTTCATGGTGACGATCCCCGTGATCCGCCATGCGGTGAAGATCGACCTGCCGCACGCGAGCAGCCAGAAGGAAGACACGAAGCCCGCGCAGGTGACGATCGCGATCGACGCCGACGGCAACCTGATGTGGGACGAACAGAAGATCTCCGACGACATGCTGCAGGCGAAGATCGCCGCCGCCGCTCAGCAGGCGCCGCAGCCGGAACTGCATCTGAGCGCGGACCGCAAGGTCGCGTATGAAAAGGTCGCGCAGGTGATGTCGGCGGCCCAGGCAGGCGGCCTGACGAAGATCGGTTTCGTCACGGAACCGAAGGCACACTGAGCGCGCCGCCCTCTTCCGTTCGAACCAAAGCCCTGTTTTTCGAGGGCTAAAAGTAAAAGGCCTTCATCGTCGGATGAAGGCCTTTTTTCATGCGCACTCGGCGCCTTCGGGCGGCGGAATCATTTACCATCGCTTGTGCTCTGGACCTGATCACCGCATGCGAAAGCCGTGGTCGACACGGACAACGCTGTCAGCCCTATCAGGCTCGCTATCAAAGCGGCCGTGATTTTTCGCATAGGACACTCCTTAGCGAAGGGATTTCAATATAAGCCCGTGCGCTTTTCCATTCAAGCCTGCGGCCATTGAAAGTATCCATCGCCGGCCGCGCATGCATGGCGAAAAGGTATTTCACTTCCTGCGTGCGCGTGAAAGTACGCGCCTGGCGGGTCATGCAACAGCTGCTTTCAGCCGCAGATTTTTCGCATCGCGCTCGGGGCATTCCTGCTGAATGTGCTTGCCGACGTCGGGGTCGAGCATCTCGACGAGATAATCGACAAAGGTCCGCACGGCGGGCACCATGCCCTGCCGCGAGAGGAACACGGCGTACAGTTGCGGCGATGGCAGCGTCCAGCCCGGCATCACGGGCGACAGGCGGCCGCTGCGCAGCGCGGCGCCGTACATCATTTCCGGCAGCGCCGCGATGCCGACGCCCGCGAGCGCCGCTTCCAGGATCATCATCAGGTCGGCCGTCACGAGGCGCGGCTCATGGTCGTGCGCGTGGCGCGTGCCGTCGGGCGCGATCAGGTTGTAGACGTGGCGACCGTCGCCGGTGGGCGTATCGAGCGTTTCGAAGCGTTTCAGGTCCGCGGGCTCGAGCGGCGGCGCGTTCTGGCTCAGGAGGCTCGGCGCGCCGACCAGCATCTGCTGCGTGCGCCACAACGGCCGCACGACGATATTCGCGTTTTCGGGCGGCTCGGAGCGCACGCGCAGCGCGACGTCGATCGAATCCTCGAACAGATCGACCACGCGGTTCGTCACGCGCATCACGACGCGCACTTCCGGAAAACGGTGCATGAACTCCGGGATGATTTGCGACATGATGGTCTGCGAGATCGTCACGGGCACGCTCACGCGCACCGTGCCGCGCGGCGACGAGCGCAACTGCTGCACGACGTTGACGGCCGCCTGCGCCTCGGAGAGCATCGCCTGACAGTGCTGGTAGAACAGTTGCCCGGCTTCCGTCAGCGCGAGCTTGCGCGTCGAGCGCTGCAAGAGACGCACGCCCAGCGACGCCTCCAGTTCCGTCAGCCGGCGCGACAGGCGCGACTTCGAAATGCCGAGCACGCGTTCGGCGGCGGAGAACCCGCCGTGTTCGACGACCTGCGAAAAGTACATCAGGTCATTCAGGTTATGCGAATCGATCTTCATGTCATCGTTTCACTAGCAGAACAATCCATTGCGATAGACGGCCTGTTACAGCCCAAAGCGGTCCATATAATAGCCGTATGTTTCAGAAATAACGCTATTCCCCAATTTTCGAGGTGATTTTGATGAGCGCGACCCGCACGATCGAACGCACGTATCCTTCCGTACGCACGGTTGAAGGCGGCGGTTTCGTCGTCCACCGCCCCTTTCCGACCCGCATGCTGATGGATTTCGACCCGTTTCTGCTGCTCGACGAAATGGGCCCCGTCGACTACGCGCCGGGCGAGGCGAAAGGCGCGCCCGATCATCCGCATCGCGGCTTCGAAACGGTCACGTATGTCCTCGAAGGCCAGTTGGGTCACAAGGATTCGGCGGGCCACTCGGGCACGCTGCATGCGGGCGATGTGCAATGGATGACGGCGGGCGCGGGCGTCGTGCATAGCGAAATGCCCGA
The DNA window shown above is from Paraburkholderia sp. PGU19 and carries:
- a CDS encoding (2Fe-2S)-binding protein yields the protein MIVCVCKSVSDRKIRATIAEGVDSFDELQFELGVAMCCGKCEESVRDVMAQSGVCASRCGVEHHTQAAPVTFYERKAA
- a CDS encoding energy transducer TonB, with product MQATPSLPTGLAPNASARINPRIATVTGIVIGLHVIALAIAFTVREAAPLQVETQRTITAELLPPPAPAAAPVAIESAPPPKPVPVQKVKPKVQPRPAPKPTPTPMPVAQAPSQHEISAPEPAPPAPPAPAAPAPAAPAAKTAMSITAPKDASHLSCSIVEPTYPAMSRRRGETGRAVVQFILSASGRIENVELKKSSGSDRLDQAALDAIRSSSCKPYLVDGEPTRVPAVQPFDFSLNN
- a CDS encoding MotA/TolQ/ExbB proton channel family protein, with the translated sequence MQNYGIAHVWAQGDFVTRGIAVALLIMSVLSWSVIVVKSWNVMRLNRLTKNAEKAFWHSDDFADGMKKLGRDTSSPAENPFLALALSGQEAADHHHQTQPHLHDRMDVSDWITRCLKDTMDESVARMQSGLAVLASIGSTAPFVGLFGTVWGIYHALLGIGASGQSSIDQVAGPVGEALIMTAFGLFVAIPAVLGYNALTRANKGIVSKLSRFAHGLHAFFVTGARLSSSKRGDGLRLATRAN
- a CDS encoding biopolymer transporter ExbD → MAMSPFAGDDDDGLMNEINMTPLVDVMLVLLIVFMVTIPVIRHAVKIDLPHASSQKEDTKPAQVTIAIDADGNLMWDEQKISDDMLQAKIAAAAQQAPQPELHLSADRKVAYEKVAQVMSAAQAGGLTKIGFVTEPKAH
- a CDS encoding LysR family transcriptional regulator yields the protein MKIDSHNLNDLMYFSQVVEHGGFSAAERVLGISKSRLSRRLTELEASLGVRLLQRSTRKLALTEAGQLFYQHCQAMLSEAQAAVNVVQQLRSSPRGTVRVSVPVTISQTIMSQIIPEFMHRFPEVRVVMRVTNRVVDLFEDSIDVALRVRSEPPENANIVVRPLWRTQQMLVGAPSLLSQNAPPLEPADLKRFETLDTPTGDGRHVYNLIAPDGTRHAHDHEPRLVTADLMMILEAALAGVGIAALPEMMYGAALRSGRLSPVMPGWTLPSPQLYAVFLSRQGMVPAVRTFVDYLVEMLDPDVGKHIQQECPERDAKNLRLKAAVA